One genomic window of Conger conger chromosome 9, fConCon1.1, whole genome shotgun sequence includes the following:
- the LOC133137443 gene encoding high-affinity choline transporter 1-like — MASHSNGEAQGDATVEEVLRVGEEESETMAANIPGLIAVAVFYVIILATGIWASRKSKQEEKRSTGTATEVTLVAGRNINLFVGIFTMTATWVGGGYILGTAATAYNPTKGLFWALMPLEYFINFSVAGLFFAKRMRSKEYVTMMDPLQLKYGENLTCIILIPAVISEILWVACIMASLGGTMSVILDISSFYSICISAAVAIIYTLLGGMFSVAYTDVIQLAFIFISLWLCVPFLIMNPASADITLTAFNGTFQAPWVGTLDPEDLGLWIDDFLVLSLGGLASQGVHQRILSAASSKEAQVICFAAAGFCFILGIPSVLLGAVAASTDWNMTSYGSPSPYERGEATKILPIALQHLTPKYVSILGIGAVAAAVMSSIDSFLLSSASLFTNNFYKSLLRKKASDRELQWVIKISVMVAGLVGMGLAFLGNNVLTFWFLGTDVMYTLVLPQFICVLFFPITNGYGALGGCILGVMLRVLSGEPLLHFNPVIHFPGCRLIDGIYVQYFPCRTLAMLVSLCANILISYVTSLLFEKRLLPKRWDVLQVRTHSTPSRADEKSNVNNNLPGVSDQLLDTTC, encoded by the exons ATGGCATCCCATTCCAACGGGGAAGCACAAGGAGACGCAACAGTGGAAGAGGTGTTACGAGTTGGCGAGGAG gagagcgagacaatggctgcaaACATCCCAGGGCTGATAGCTGTCGCTGTGTTTTATGTGATCATTCTGGCAACTGGAATATGGGCATCTCGAAAGTCCAAGCAAGAGGAGAAGAGAAGCACTGGGACTGCGACAGAAGTAACCCTGGTTGCTGGTCGGAATATAAATCTCTTTGTGGGAATTTTCACAATGACGG ctacATGGGTTGGAGGAGGATATATTCTGGGCACTGCTGCAACTGCCTACAACCCTACAAAAGGCTTGTTTTGGGCTTTAATGCCTTtggaatattttattaatttttctgTGG cTGGTCTTTTCTTTGCCAAACGCATGAGGAGTAAGGAGTATGTAACTATGATGGATCCCCTCCAGCTGAAGTATGGGGAAAATCTGACCTGCATTATCCTGATTCCTGCTGTGATTTCTGAAATCCTATGGGTAGCATGCATCATGGCAAGTTTAG GAGGAACCATGAGCGTCATTCTGGATATATCGTCTTTCTACTCTATCTGCATCTCAGCTGCTGTGGCAATAATATATACGCTTCTCGGTGGAATGTTCTCTGTGGCCTACACTGATGTCATACAGTTGGCCTTCATCTTTATTAGTTTG TGGCTGTGCGTTCCTTTCCTGATAATGAATCCAGCCTCCGCTGACATCACACTCACAGCATTCAATGGGACCTTCCAAGCTCCTTGGGTGGGAACACTAGACCCAGAGGATTTGGGGCTGTGGATAGATGATTTTCTGGTTCTG AGTCTAGGAGGTCTGGCTTCTCAAGGTGTACATCAGAGAATTCTCTCAGCAGCATCATCCAAAGAGGCCCAAGTCATATGTTTTGCTGCAGCAGGATTTTGTTTTATCCTGGGCATTCCTTCAGTGCTTCTTGGAGCAGTAGCTGCATCAACAG ACTGGAACATGACCAGTTATGGTTCTCCCTCCCCTTATGAACGTGGTGAAGCTACTAAAATTCTCCCAATCGCTCTGCAGCACCTTACTCCCAAGTACGTCTCCATCTTGGGGATTGGGgctgtagcagcagcagtgatgtcatccatagactcttttctcctctcctctgcttccTTATTTACCAATAACTTCTACAAGTCCTTGCTTAGAAAGAAG gCTTCCGACAGAGAGCTGCAGTGGGTGATCAAGATCTCAGTGATGGTAGCTGGACTGGTAGGAATGGGGCTAGCCTTCTTAGGGAACAATGTTCTGACCTTCTGGTTCTTGGGTACTGATGTGATGTACACCCTGGTTTTGCCTCAGTTCATCTGCGTTCTCTTCTTCCCCATCACCAATGGTTACGGTGCTTTGGGGGGTTGCATCCTAGGCGTGATGCTGAGAGTGCTGAGTGGGGAACCCCTCCTCCACTTCAATCCTGTCATCCACTTCCCCGGCTGCAGGCTAATCGACGGCATCTATGTCCAGTACTTCCCCTGTCGGACACTAGCGATGCTGGTGTCCCTGTGTGCTAACATTCTGATTTCCTATGTGACATCTCTGCTGTTTGAAAAAAGACTCCTGCCAAAGAGGTGGGATGTACTGCAAGTCAGGACCCACAGTACACCCAGTAGAGCTGATGAAAAATCAAATGTTAACAACAACCTGCCTGGAGTTTCTGATCAACTGCTTGACACAACTTGTTAG